From Synoicihabitans lomoniglobus, the proteins below share one genomic window:
- a CDS encoding rolling circle replication-associated protein has protein sequence MPFTTPNFWTERNAAAKRRQMKKRGMPDLDGGRFITLTVNRELAPKEGDHWRLLEPQEAYALGKDRLRRFITRLRKRYKIRRWFWKMELHQPDNNGLVYAHWHFWFDYGGHIPGEEITKAWGLGRTDIRRVRRKEWTYLFKYMCKQAGDLPDWLTTMRRVRLFQTSMGFFAGNDEAPPPDTPSPRQIDEIGETENNCAQKMDTIGERIVRWTRCVVARTTSSNGCVKHKLLVMQTERWGDLLAAFAELRFRCGISQEDCEIKTQKITTTWLTQLPPCLQGYT, from the coding sequence ATGCCCTTCACTACTCCGAACTTTTGGACGGAGCGCAACGCGGCCGCGAAGCGTCGCCAAATGAAAAAACGAGGGATGCCAGATCTTGACGGAGGTCGATTCATTACCCTGACGGTCAACCGTGAACTTGCACCAAAGGAGGGCGACCACTGGCGACTCCTCGAACCGCAAGAGGCCTATGCACTCGGGAAGGATCGGCTCCGGCGTTTTATCACCCGATTGAGAAAGCGGTATAAAATCCGGCGTTGGTTTTGGAAGATGGAGCTTCATCAACCCGACAACAACGGGCTCGTTTACGCTCACTGGCATTTTTGGTTCGATTACGGGGGTCATATTCCCGGTGAGGAAATCACCAAAGCCTGGGGGCTGGGCCGGACTGACATTCGACGCGTAAGGCGTAAGGAATGGACCTACCTATTTAAATACATGTGCAAGCAAGCCGGGGACTTACCCGACTGGCTCACAACCATGAGACGTGTTCGATTATTTCAAACGTCCATGGGATTCTTTGCGGGCAACGACGAGGCACCGCCACCGGACACGCCGTCCCCCCGGCAGATCGATGAAATCGGCGAAACAGAAAACAATTGTGCCCAGAAAATGGATACGATTGGGGAGAGAATCGTCCGGTGGACGAGGTGTGTCGTTGCCCGCACCACTTCCTCAAATGGCTGTGTGAAGCATAAGCTTCTGGTCATGCAAACTGAACGCTGGGGAGACCTCTTAGCGGCGTTTGCGGAGCTCCGATTTCGTTGCGGTATCTCGCAAGAGGACTGCGAAATCAAAACCCAAAAGATAACGACAACATGGCTAACACAGCTCCCCCCTTGCCTGCAGGGGTATACGTAA
- a CDS encoding CRTAC1 family protein has protein sequence MITGCLTLSAAQPESTRRMVERLANLDIQLDGATTQFFPHIAVPLLEKQLAEAVSDRDRFPLMMPYAQALLNDGQSEAALAQIEEFGSMIGRSGVSLPREQIIQLLELKALTELRIGEQTNCLLHHNADSCLLPLQGGGIHQDQAGSRAAISTLNQILNMAPSPYSAWLLNIAHMTVGEYPQNVPSRWAIPERVFASDYDIKRFPDIAGSLGLAVDDLSGGLVMEDFDRDGWLDLMVSAWGFDGQLRYFHNNGDGSFTELTDTAGLTGLFGGLNMIHGDIDNDGFMDVLVLRGAWLAKDGRFPNSLLRNNGDNTFTDVTEAAGLLEGHSTQTATWFDFNGDGWLDIFIGNESVPGDPEFDACQLFRNNQDGTFTDIAATSGVAIVDWVKGVTSGDFNNDGRPDLYVSSLTGPNRLLRNDGPASPGDLKSDWIFTDVTKTAGVADPQKSFPCWFFDYNNDGWLDLFVTGYSIRNAGDILADLLGSKTAGERARLYRNNGDGTFTDASAEAGLDQILHMMGGNFGDLDNDGWLDFYVGTGDPHLGTIIPNRMFRGHDGTGFQDVTTSGGFGQLQKGHAIAFGDLNHDGAQDVYAVVGGAFSGDHYPNQLFANPGHGNHWIKLQLEGVQSNRPGVGSRIKVVVQTPSVERAIHRVVSSGGSFGATSFRQEIGLGDATAVKRVEIFWPTTGKTQVFTGLALDQEFVIREGSGTPREVSRGSFPWPTGDAAAAHMHHH, from the coding sequence ATGATCACCGGATGCCTCACCCTGAGCGCGGCCCAACCGGAAAGCACTCGGCGCATGGTGGAGCGGCTCGCCAATCTTGACATCCAACTCGACGGTGCGACGACCCAGTTTTTCCCCCACATCGCCGTGCCCCTGCTGGAAAAACAGCTCGCCGAGGCCGTCTCCGATCGGGACCGCTTTCCGTTGATGATGCCTTATGCGCAAGCTTTACTCAATGACGGCCAGTCCGAAGCCGCTCTCGCTCAAATCGAGGAGTTCGGCAGTATGATCGGTCGCTCCGGAGTGTCGCTTCCCCGCGAACAAATCATCCAACTCCTCGAGCTCAAAGCGCTCACGGAATTGCGGATTGGGGAGCAAACGAACTGCCTCCTCCACCACAACGCCGACTCCTGCCTGCTCCCGCTTCAAGGCGGTGGCATCCATCAGGATCAGGCCGGATCGCGCGCCGCCATCAGCACGCTGAACCAAATCCTCAACATGGCGCCGAGCCCCTACTCCGCTTGGTTGCTCAACATCGCGCACATGACCGTGGGCGAATATCCGCAAAACGTGCCTTCCCGGTGGGCTATCCCCGAACGCGTGTTTGCCTCCGACTACGATATCAAACGTTTCCCAGATATCGCCGGTTCGCTCGGCCTCGCCGTGGACGACCTCTCTGGTGGGCTCGTGATGGAGGATTTTGACCGGGATGGGTGGCTTGACCTCATGGTCTCCGCGTGGGGCTTCGACGGTCAGCTGCGTTACTTTCACAACAACGGCGACGGCTCGTTCACTGAACTCACCGACACCGCGGGCCTGACCGGGCTTTTCGGTGGTCTCAACATGATCCATGGCGACATCGACAATGACGGCTTCATGGATGTGCTCGTGCTCCGCGGAGCCTGGCTCGCCAAAGACGGCCGCTTCCCCAATTCCCTCCTGCGCAACAACGGTGACAACACGTTCACCGATGTCACGGAAGCCGCCGGACTGCTCGAAGGCCATTCCACGCAAACCGCGACATGGTTCGATTTCAACGGCGATGGTTGGCTCGACATTTTCATCGGCAATGAGTCCGTGCCCGGCGACCCTGAGTTCGACGCGTGCCAACTCTTTCGCAACAATCAGGACGGCACCTTCACCGACATCGCCGCGACCAGCGGTGTCGCGATTGTCGACTGGGTCAAAGGCGTGACCAGCGGCGATTTCAACAACGACGGCCGCCCCGACCTCTACGTCTCCTCACTGACGGGCCCCAACCGCCTGTTGCGCAATGACGGTCCCGCCTCGCCAGGCGACTTGAAGAGCGACTGGATATTTACCGATGTCACGAAAACAGCGGGAGTGGCCGACCCGCAGAAAAGCTTCCCGTGCTGGTTTTTTGACTACAACAACGACGGCTGGCTCGACCTCTTTGTCACCGGATACTCGATACGCAACGCCGGTGACATTCTCGCCGACCTGCTCGGTTCCAAAACCGCCGGCGAACGAGCCCGCCTTTATCGCAACAATGGCGACGGCACTTTCACCGATGCGTCCGCCGAAGCGGGGCTCGACCAGATTCTCCACATGATGGGTGGTAACTTCGGCGATCTCGACAACGACGGCTGGCTCGATTTTTACGTTGGCACCGGAGATCCTCACCTCGGCACGATCATTCCCAACCGGATGTTCCGCGGCCACGACGGGACCGGATTTCAGGATGTCACCACTTCCGGCGGATTCGGACAGCTGCAGAAGGGCCACGCCATCGCTTTCGGCGATCTCAATCACGACGGTGCTCAGGACGTGTATGCGGTGGTCGGCGGCGCGTTTTCGGGCGACCACTACCCCAACCAACTTTTCGCCAATCCGGGACACGGCAATCACTGGATCAAACTGCAACTCGAGGGCGTGCAGTCCAACCGACCCGGCGTTGGCTCCCGAATAAAAGTCGTCGTGCAAACGCCATCCGTCGAACGCGCCATCCATCGTGTCGTCAGCAGCGGAGGCAGTTTCGGGGCGACATCGTTCCGCCAGGAAATCGGGCTGGGCGATGCCACCGCCGTCAAACGCGTGGAGATTTTCTGGCCCACCACCGGCAAGACGCAGGTCTTTACAGGTCTGGCGTTGGACCAGGAATTCGTGATTCGCGAAGGCAGTGGCACCCCGCGTGAAGTCTCCCGGGGATCATTTCCTTGGCCCACCGGTGACGCAGCGGCGGCGCACATGCATCACCACTAG
- the ribF gene encoding riboflavin biosynthesis protein RibF, with product MKISPHIAGLAAASELPARPLHLAIGMFDGVHLGHRAVVEAAVISARRAGGLAAALTFDPHPSRLLRPDKAVPLLLPAREKARRLVATGLDTVITQPFTAEFAAVPADQFVPTLLNALPQLKAIYVGENWRFGRGRSGDVPQLNAAAKAHGLRVYSAPRVNLDGEPISSTRIRAALGAGDMDTVNALLGYTYGCEGTVTPGKRLGRSLGFPTLNLPWAPECAPRLGVYAVRAGSATNPGKMWNGVANFGLRPTVADPATAQPLLEVHLFETPPFDVGDELQVEWCAFLRAEQRFTGVDALREQIGRDRDSAREYFA from the coding sequence GTGAAAATCTCGCCGCACATCGCCGGATTGGCCGCAGCGTCGGAGCTGCCGGCCCGACCATTGCATTTGGCCATCGGGATGTTTGATGGCGTGCACCTCGGTCATCGTGCGGTGGTGGAGGCGGCGGTGATCTCGGCCCGACGGGCGGGCGGACTGGCGGCGGCGTTGACCTTCGATCCGCATCCCAGTCGGCTGCTGCGTCCCGACAAAGCAGTGCCGCTGTTGTTGCCGGCGCGGGAAAAGGCGCGACGACTCGTGGCCACCGGTCTGGATACCGTGATCACGCAGCCGTTCACCGCGGAATTTGCGGCGGTGCCGGCCGATCAATTTGTGCCGACCTTGCTCAATGCACTGCCGCAGCTGAAAGCGATCTATGTGGGCGAAAACTGGCGGTTTGGCCGGGGCCGTTCAGGAGACGTGCCGCAGTTGAACGCGGCGGCCAAAGCCCATGGCTTGCGGGTTTATTCGGCGCCCCGGGTCAATCTCGATGGGGAACCGATCAGCAGCACCCGCATTCGCGCGGCATTGGGGGCGGGGGACATGGACACGGTGAATGCCTTGCTCGGATACACCTACGGTTGCGAAGGCACGGTGACCCCGGGGAAACGGCTCGGTCGTTCGCTGGGGTTTCCCACGTTGAACCTGCCGTGGGCGCCGGAATGTGCGCCGCGCCTGGGGGTTTACGCCGTGCGTGCGGGCTCCGCGACAAATCCGGGGAAAATGTGGAACGGGGTGGCGAATTTCGGGCTTCGACCGACGGTGGCCGATCCGGCGACGGCGCAGCCCTTGTTGGAGGTGCACCTCTTCGAGACCCCACCATTTGATGTCGGAGATGAGCTGCAAGTGGAGTGGTGTGCGTTCCTGCGGGCAGAGCAACGCTTTACCGGAGTCGATGCATTGCGCGAGCAGATCGGACGGGATCGCGATTCGGCTCGGGAATATTTCGCCTGA
- a CDS encoding DUF6941 family protein, producing the protein MKVELFTICDFAADYGGKLNVVGIFDTIFAGQTPFVHPRWCVALKLRFEKMEEGDKKIRLSLVDDDGKSVLEQPIELNINVKLSPDQNQSIANIVLNLDRIQFNSFGEHAVDLAINGRHEGRLSLFTSQRQC; encoded by the coding sequence ATGAAAGTAGAACTGTTTACGATTTGCGACTTCGCTGCCGACTACGGAGGAAAACTAAACGTAGTTGGTATTTTCGACACCATATTTGCAGGTCAAACTCCGTTCGTTCACCCTCGATGGTGCGTAGCTTTGAAGCTTCGGTTTGAGAAAATGGAAGAAGGCGACAAAAAGATTCGATTATCTCTTGTGGACGACGATGGCAAATCAGTTCTCGAGCAGCCCATTGAGCTCAACATTAATGTCAAATTGTCTCCGGATCAAAATCAAAGCATCGCAAATATCGTTTTAAACCTAGACCGCATTCAATTTAATTCGTTTGGCGAACATGCTGTGGATCTGGCGATTAATGGACGACATGAAGGTAGGCTTTCGCTTTTTACTTCTCAGCGTCAATGCTAG
- the recN gene encoding DNA repair protein RecN: MLQTLTIRNLALLEQVSLDFEAGFSVVTGETGAGKSILLGALSLLAGERADKTIIRQGTDTCEVEASLWLSEPAPLDDVLSELNLPVCDDGVLLLKRSLSRTRAPKISVNGSMCTLGNLQRLGEMWIDFHGPSEPRRLLKTGCQLELLDLYAQNKDALTQYAASYSNWRDALAERERVAQQDQLSPDQIDFLSGQLQRLDALELTVEAIETLERDFGRVSRAQELSELAQGLEAGLSGDDGISSQLAPMMRSARELAELDEDGKTLAERLNALSIEIADVAGEYAALGGQFSFEPEEIESLQERMNAWLEVKRKHGGDIEAVVAAREALRSQLDSQGDIEGTLAKLDQKIASAEKIARNQATALRKDRAKAAQALSKVAAKAIAQLGFKKAEFRIEVSASLDLGPTGDSDVTFLFSPNVGEEALPLNRIASSGELARVMLALKTVLADLDAVPVLVFDEVDANVGGEIGRVVGQQMAGIGRNHQVLCVTHLPQVAAQGSAHFVVEKDQSKQRVEVSIQPIHADRTMRVDELARMLGDRNARSARVHAEELLGQA, from the coding sequence ATGCTGCAGACCCTGACCATCCGCAACCTCGCCCTGCTGGAACAGGTGTCGCTCGACTTTGAAGCGGGCTTTTCAGTGGTCACGGGCGAAACCGGAGCGGGTAAAAGCATCCTGCTGGGAGCGCTGAGTTTGTTGGCCGGCGAGCGCGCGGATAAAACCATCATTCGGCAGGGCACCGATACCTGCGAGGTCGAGGCTTCGTTGTGGCTGAGCGAACCCGCGCCTCTGGATGACGTGTTGTCGGAACTGAATTTGCCTGTCTGCGATGATGGCGTATTGTTGTTGAAGCGGAGCCTGTCGCGCACGCGGGCTCCGAAGATTTCCGTCAACGGCAGTATGTGCACGCTGGGCAACCTCCAACGATTGGGCGAGATGTGGATCGATTTCCACGGCCCGAGTGAGCCCCGGCGTTTGCTGAAGACGGGATGCCAACTGGAGCTGTTGGACCTGTATGCGCAAAACAAGGACGCGCTGACGCAGTATGCCGCGAGTTATTCGAATTGGCGCGATGCGTTGGCGGAACGAGAGCGAGTGGCGCAGCAGGATCAGTTGTCGCCCGACCAAATTGATTTCTTAAGCGGTCAACTGCAACGTCTGGACGCACTCGAACTTACGGTCGAAGCGATCGAAACATTGGAGCGCGATTTTGGTCGAGTCAGTCGGGCGCAGGAACTCAGCGAACTCGCCCAAGGACTGGAGGCGGGCTTGAGCGGGGATGACGGCATCAGTTCGCAACTGGCACCGATGATGCGGTCGGCACGGGAACTTGCGGAGTTGGACGAGGACGGTAAAACTCTGGCCGAGCGTCTCAACGCCCTGAGTATTGAGATCGCGGATGTGGCGGGGGAATACGCCGCACTGGGTGGTCAATTTTCGTTTGAACCGGAGGAGATCGAATCCCTGCAGGAACGCATGAATGCGTGGCTGGAAGTGAAGCGGAAACACGGCGGCGATATCGAAGCGGTGGTGGCGGCGCGGGAAGCCCTGCGGTCTCAGCTCGACTCGCAGGGCGATATTGAGGGGACGCTCGCCAAGCTTGATCAGAAAATCGCATCGGCCGAAAAGATCGCGCGGAATCAGGCGACCGCCTTGCGCAAAGATCGAGCAAAGGCGGCGCAAGCCCTCTCCAAGGTGGCGGCGAAGGCCATCGCGCAACTCGGATTTAAAAAGGCGGAGTTCCGTATCGAAGTGAGCGCTTCGTTGGATCTCGGTCCCACCGGCGACAGCGACGTGACGTTCCTGTTTTCACCCAACGTCGGCGAGGAGGCTCTGCCGCTGAACCGCATCGCATCGAGTGGCGAGTTGGCCCGCGTGATGTTGGCCCTCAAGACCGTGTTGGCGGATCTCGATGCGGTGCCGGTGCTGGTGTTTGATGAAGTCGATGCCAACGTGGGCGGTGAAATCGGACGCGTCGTGGGCCAGCAAATGGCCGGAATCGGACGCAATCACCAAGTGCTTTGCGTCACCCATCTTCCCCAGGTCGCGGCCCAGGGCAGCGCCCACTTCGTGGTGGAAAAGGACCAATCCAAGCAGCGCGTCGAAGTATCCATCCAACCCATTCACGCCGATCGCACAATGCGCGTGGATGAGTTGGCCCGCATGCTCGGCGACCGCAACGCTCGGAGCGCGCGCGTCCACGCGGAGGAACTACTCGGTCAGGCGTAA
- the truB gene encoding tRNA pseudouridine(55) synthase TruB yields the protein MLGAKKDFEGVLLVDKPTEHTSHDVVARLRGKLKMKRIGHAGTLDPSATGLLVMLVGKATRMSQYLMSAEKEYTGTITLGQVTNTQDADGEVLETRPVPELSEAEILAAMQSFKGDQYQTPPMFSAIKIDGVPLYKSARKGEDIEREPRFIRVMQYELKRWESPEVDFLVRSSKGTYVRTLAHDLGQKLGCGGHLKSLRRTASGDLRVEQSTTLEDLLAMPLTELEKRLLPVHQVAPRIAL from the coding sequence ATGTTGGGAGCGAAAAAGGATTTTGAGGGTGTCCTCCTGGTGGACAAGCCCACGGAACACACGTCGCACGACGTCGTGGCTCGCTTGCGAGGCAAGCTGAAGATGAAGCGTATCGGCCATGCGGGCACGCTGGACCCATCCGCCACCGGGCTGCTGGTGATGCTCGTGGGCAAGGCGACCCGGATGTCCCAATACCTCATGAGCGCCGAGAAGGAATACACCGGCACCATCACGCTCGGACAAGTGACCAACACGCAGGACGCGGATGGCGAGGTGCTGGAAACGCGCCCCGTGCCCGAGCTTTCCGAAGCGGAAATTCTGGCCGCGATGCAGTCTTTCAAGGGCGATCAGTATCAGACGCCACCGATGTTCTCCGCCATCAAGATCGATGGTGTGCCGCTCTACAAATCCGCCCGCAAGGGCGAGGACATTGAACGCGAGCCGCGCTTCATTCGGGTCATGCAATACGAGTTGAAACGGTGGGAATCTCCGGAAGTCGACTTCCTCGTGCGTTCGAGCAAAGGCACCTATGTGCGCACGCTGGCGCATGATTTGGGCCAGAAGCTGGGCTGCGGCGGCCACTTGAAATCACTGCGGCGCACGGCCTCGGGGGATTTGCGAGTGGAACAATCAACCACGTTGGAAGACTTGCTGGCCATGCCCCTGACTGAGTTGGAAAAACGTCTGCTCCCGGTGCATCAAGTCGCGCCGCGCATTGCGTTGTGA
- a CDS encoding ThuA domain-containing protein: MKPRLPLLLIALTLAVFGAASLSAETLKVLYFTKSSGYEHSVVRRGSMGEPSHSENVLKSLAAQHDIAFTFSKDGSLFSEDYLNQFDVVFFYTSGNLEMVGSDGNPPMSAAGKLALLSWVANGGGFMATHAGGDSFHTYEKFNGNTPKDKRGYRYQLNGEASDPYIKMLGGEFINHGPQQVATALVTDTEFPGMGPAGEAIHVMEEWYSLKEFSPINHVVLVMQTAGMEGSDYQRPDYPLSWAKPYGEGRVWYSGMGHREDVWEAEYFQSILVGAMEWTGGRTDANITPNLLEAAPGALTLPPAR, from the coding sequence ATGAAACCCCGTCTTCCCCTCCTCCTTATTGCTCTCACCCTGGCTGTCTTTGGCGCGGCCTCCCTTTCGGCGGAAACGCTCAAGGTGCTCTATTTCACCAAGTCTTCCGGCTACGAACACAGTGTGGTCCGTCGGGGCTCGATGGGCGAACCGAGTCATTCGGAAAACGTCTTGAAGTCGTTGGCGGCTCAGCACGACATCGCGTTCACTTTCAGCAAAGACGGCAGCTTGTTTTCGGAAGACTACCTAAACCAGTTCGACGTGGTGTTTTTCTATACCAGCGGAAACTTGGAGATGGTGGGCTCGGATGGGAACCCGCCCATGAGCGCGGCGGGCAAGTTGGCGTTGTTGTCCTGGGTCGCCAATGGAGGCGGTTTTATGGCCACTCATGCGGGCGGTGATTCCTTTCACACGTATGAGAAATTCAACGGCAATACGCCCAAGGATAAACGCGGATACCGGTATCAGCTGAATGGCGAAGCGTCCGACCCCTACATCAAAATGCTCGGCGGTGAGTTCATCAACCACGGGCCGCAACAAGTGGCGACGGCGCTGGTGACGGATACGGAATTCCCCGGGATGGGCCCAGCGGGCGAAGCGATTCACGTAATGGAAGAGTGGTATTCACTCAAAGAGTTTTCCCCGATCAATCACGTGGTGCTCGTGATGCAAACGGCGGGCATGGAAGGCAGTGATTATCAGCGGCCGGACTATCCGCTTTCCTGGGCCAAGCCTTACGGCGAAGGCCGGGTTTGGTATAGCGGCATGGGCCATCGCGAGGACGTTTGGGAGGCGGAGTATTTCCAATCCATTCTCGTGGGAGCCATGGAATGGACGGGCGGTCGCACGGACGCGAACATCACGCCGAATCTGCTCGAAGCGGCTCCCGGCGCGCTGACCCTGCCGCCCGCCCGTTGA